From the Macadamia integrifolia cultivar HAES 741 unplaced genomic scaffold, SCU_Mint_v3 scaffold1089, whole genome shotgun sequence genome, one window contains:
- the LOC122062685 gene encoding kinesin-like protein KIN-14C isoform X1, with protein sequence MAFRNQNKPPISNALPPRSPSNRKDNVDEVPIDKRRKIGSGKMVGQPASSGRTRQVFTVVNSGQDLATACDPASTAGVEFTLEEVEALLNEKMKGKTKFDYKVAHIFCIVWFAVLDDPFSFTAVFFNLLLHHFLILKGKCEQMTDYVKKIRLCIKWFLEREDSHVLEQEKLKIMVESAEKERTELEMQMKNKEAESDSIITELRKNNASLEARCTKEEADKLAALDSHRREKDARVAAESACASLSEELKKTREELSGANQKIVSVNEMYKRLQEYNTSLQQYNSKLQTEVASANETLKCVEKEKAAIVENLSTLRGHYNSLQDQLTSSRASQELAIKQKEALMNEVGCLRGELQQVRDDRDRQLLQVQTLSAEVVKYQEITGKSTAELDNMTIKSSALEDTCSSQREQILILQLQLAAANEKLQRADLSAFDMRTEFEEQKKVVEDLKNRLAESELQIIEAERLRKKLHNTILELKGNIRVFCRVRPLLPDDGAGSEMTVISYPTSTEALGRGIDLVQSGHKHPFTFDQVFTHEASQKDVFVEISQLVQSALDGYKVCIFAYGQTGSGKTYTMMGKPEAPEQKGLIPRSLEQIFQTSQSLLSQGWKYKMQASMLEIYNETIRDLLSTNRSSGPDSSRADNCVAGKQYAIRHDANGNTHVSDLTIVDVCGIKEVSSLLRQAAQSRSVGKTQMNEQSSRSHFVFTLRISGVNESTEQQVQGVLNLIDLAGSERLGKSGSTGDRLKETQAINKSLSHLSDVINSLAKKEEHIPYRNSKLTHLLQPCLGGDSKTMMFVNISPDPSSVGESLCSLRFAARVNACEIGIPRRETNVRPLDSRLSYG encoded by the exons ATGGCTTTCAGAAACCAGAACAAGCCCCCTATCAGCAACGCTCTTCCTCCTCGCAGTCCCTCAAAT AGGAAAGATAACGTTGATGAAGTCCCTATAGACAAACGTCGGAAGATTGGATCCGGAAAAATGGTGGGACAGCCGGCAAGCAGTGGTCGCACGCGTCAGGTCTTTACTGTAGTGAATTCAGGTCAAGATCTTGCTACGGCCTGCGATCCGGCCAGTACTGCCGGCGTTGAGTTCACTTTAGAGGAGGTAGAAGCACTTCTCAATGAGAAGATGAAAGGGAAGACGAAATTTGATTACAAGGTAGCTCATatattttgtattgtttggtTCGCTGTTTTGGACGACCCCTTTTCGTTTACTGCTGTATTTTTCAACTTATTACTTCATCATTTTCTGATTTTGAAGGGAAAATGTGAACAAATGACTGATTATGTCAAAAAAATCAGGCTCTGCATCAAATGGTTCCTAGAACGTGAAGATTCCCATGTCCTTGAACAGGAGAAGCTGAAGATtatggtagaaagtgctgaGAAGGAGCGAACTGAGCTAG AGATGCAAATGAAAAACAAGGAGGCAGAATCGGATAGCATTATTACAGAGCTTAGGAAAAATAATGCTTCTTTAGAGGCCAGATGTACAAAGGAAGAAGCAGATAAGTTG GCCGCACTTGATTCTCATAGAAGAGAAAAGGATGCTAGAGTTGCTGCTGAAAGTGCGTGCGCTTCTCTTTCAGAAGAGCTCAAAAAAACTCGTGAAGAACTTTCCGGTGCTAATCAGAAG ATAGTGTCTGTTAATGAAATGTACAAGCGATTGCAAGAGTACAATACAAGCTTACAGCAATACAACAGCAAACTGCAGACAGAGGTTGCATCTGCTAATGAGACCCTTAAATGTGTAGAAAAGGAAAAGGCTGCAATAGTAGAGAACCTCAGCACCTTAAGGGGTCACTATAATTCATTGCAGGATCAATTGACTTCTTCCAGA GCTTCACAGGAACTTGCTATCAAACAAAAGGAAGCACTAATGAATGAAGTGGGTTGCCTTAGAGGAGAGCTCCAGCAAGTCAGGGATGATCGTGACCGCCAATTGTTACAGGTGCAGACATTATCGGCAGAGGTAGTGAAGTACCAAGAGATTACGGGGAAGTCAACTGCTGAGTTGGATAACATGACGATAAAATCAAGTGCCTTGGAG GATACATGCTCTTCACAAAGAGAGCAAATACTAATACTGCAGCTCCAGTTAGCAGCTGCAAATGAGAAACTGCAG AGAGCTGATTTGTCAGCCTTTGATATGAGGACTGAATTTGAGGAGCAAAAGAAAGTggttgaagacttgaaaaatcgTCTGGCAGAATCAGAACTTCAAATTATTGAAGCAGAAAGGCTACGTAAAAAGTTGCACAATACCATATTG GAGTTAAAAGGGAATATCAGGGTCTTCTGCAGAGTTCGGCCTTTGTTGCCAGATGATGGTGCAGGATCCGAAATGACGGTTATTTCTTATCCTACCTCAACAGAAGCCCTTGGAAGGGGCATTGACTTAGTGCAAAGTG GGCATAAGCACCCCTTCACATTTGATCAAGTATTCACTCACGAGGCATCACAAAAGGATGTTTTTGTAGAAATTTCACAGCTGGTGCAAAGTGCCCTTGATGGCTATAAG GTTTGCATTTTTGCATATGGTCAGACTGGATCTGGAAAAACATATACCATGATGGGAAAACCAGAAGCTCCAGAGCAGAAAGGGCTGATACCTCGGTCTTTGGAACAGATATTTCAAACTAGCCAGTCACTTCTTTCCCAGGGATGGAAATACAAAATGCAG GCCTCAATGTTGGAGATATACAATGAGACAATCCGTGATTTGCTTTCAACCAATCGATCCAGTGGTCCAGACAGTTCGAGGGCGGACAATTGTGTAGCTGGAAAGCAGTATGCAATTAGACATGATGCAAATGGCAATACACATGTCTCTGATCTTACAATTGTGGATGTCTGTGGCATCAAAGAGGTGTCCTCTCTGCTACGTCAGGCGGCACAAAGCAG GTCAGTGGGCAAGACCCAAATGAATGAGCAGTCTTCAAGAAGTCATTTTGTCTTCACCTTGCGGATATCTGGTGTTAACGAG AGTACGGAACAACAAGTTCAGGGTGTACTCAACCTTATCGACCTTGCTGGTAGTGAAAGACTTGGTAAGAGTGGTTCAACTGGGGACCGGCTCAAAGAAACTCAG GCCATCAACAAAAGTTTATCACATTTAAGTGATGTCATAAATTCACTTGCTAAGAAAGAGGAGCATATACCTTATAGAAATTCAAAGCTTACTCATCTTCTTCAG CCTTGCTTAGGTGGGGATTCCAAGACCATGATGTTTGTCAACATCTCGCCCGACCCATCATCAGTGGGAGAGTCACTTTGTTCTCTTCGGTTTGCTGCTAGAGTTAATGCTTGTGAGATTGGGATTCCTCGGCGTGAGACTAATGTGCGACCTCTAGATTCTCGGTTGAGTTATGGCTGA
- the LOC122062685 gene encoding kinesin-like protein KIN-14C isoform X2, with the protein MAFRNQNKPPISNALPPRSPSNRKDNVDEVPIDKRRKIGSGKMVGQPASSGRTRQVFTVVNSGQDLATACDPASTAGVEFTLEEVEALLNEKMKGKTKFDYKGKCEQMTDYVKKIRLCIKWFLEREDSHVLEQEKLKIMVESAEKERTELEMQMKNKEAESDSIITELRKNNASLEARCTKEEADKLAALDSHRREKDARVAAESACASLSEELKKTREELSGANQKIVSVNEMYKRLQEYNTSLQQYNSKLQTEVASANETLKCVEKEKAAIVENLSTLRGHYNSLQDQLTSSRASQELAIKQKEALMNEVGCLRGELQQVRDDRDRQLLQVQTLSAEVVKYQEITGKSTAELDNMTIKSSALEDTCSSQREQILILQLQLAAANEKLQRADLSAFDMRTEFEEQKKVVEDLKNRLAESELQIIEAERLRKKLHNTILELKGNIRVFCRVRPLLPDDGAGSEMTVISYPTSTEALGRGIDLVQSGHKHPFTFDQVFTHEASQKDVFVEISQLVQSALDGYKVCIFAYGQTGSGKTYTMMGKPEAPEQKGLIPRSLEQIFQTSQSLLSQGWKYKMQASMLEIYNETIRDLLSTNRSSGPDSSRADNCVAGKQYAIRHDANGNTHVSDLTIVDVCGIKEVSSLLRQAAQSRSVGKTQMNEQSSRSHFVFTLRISGVNESTEQQVQGVLNLIDLAGSERLGKSGSTGDRLKETQAINKSLSHLSDVINSLAKKEEHIPYRNSKLTHLLQPCLGGDSKTMMFVNISPDPSSVGESLCSLRFAARVNACEIGIPRRETNVRPLDSRLSYG; encoded by the exons ATGGCTTTCAGAAACCAGAACAAGCCCCCTATCAGCAACGCTCTTCCTCCTCGCAGTCCCTCAAAT AGGAAAGATAACGTTGATGAAGTCCCTATAGACAAACGTCGGAAGATTGGATCCGGAAAAATGGTGGGACAGCCGGCAAGCAGTGGTCGCACGCGTCAGGTCTTTACTGTAGTGAATTCAGGTCAAGATCTTGCTACGGCCTGCGATCCGGCCAGTACTGCCGGCGTTGAGTTCACTTTAGAGGAGGTAGAAGCACTTCTCAATGAGAAGATGAAAGGGAAGACGAAATTTGATTACAAG GGAAAATGTGAACAAATGACTGATTATGTCAAAAAAATCAGGCTCTGCATCAAATGGTTCCTAGAACGTGAAGATTCCCATGTCCTTGAACAGGAGAAGCTGAAGATtatggtagaaagtgctgaGAAGGAGCGAACTGAGCTAG AGATGCAAATGAAAAACAAGGAGGCAGAATCGGATAGCATTATTACAGAGCTTAGGAAAAATAATGCTTCTTTAGAGGCCAGATGTACAAAGGAAGAAGCAGATAAGTTG GCCGCACTTGATTCTCATAGAAGAGAAAAGGATGCTAGAGTTGCTGCTGAAAGTGCGTGCGCTTCTCTTTCAGAAGAGCTCAAAAAAACTCGTGAAGAACTTTCCGGTGCTAATCAGAAG ATAGTGTCTGTTAATGAAATGTACAAGCGATTGCAAGAGTACAATACAAGCTTACAGCAATACAACAGCAAACTGCAGACAGAGGTTGCATCTGCTAATGAGACCCTTAAATGTGTAGAAAAGGAAAAGGCTGCAATAGTAGAGAACCTCAGCACCTTAAGGGGTCACTATAATTCATTGCAGGATCAATTGACTTCTTCCAGA GCTTCACAGGAACTTGCTATCAAACAAAAGGAAGCACTAATGAATGAAGTGGGTTGCCTTAGAGGAGAGCTCCAGCAAGTCAGGGATGATCGTGACCGCCAATTGTTACAGGTGCAGACATTATCGGCAGAGGTAGTGAAGTACCAAGAGATTACGGGGAAGTCAACTGCTGAGTTGGATAACATGACGATAAAATCAAGTGCCTTGGAG GATACATGCTCTTCACAAAGAGAGCAAATACTAATACTGCAGCTCCAGTTAGCAGCTGCAAATGAGAAACTGCAG AGAGCTGATTTGTCAGCCTTTGATATGAGGACTGAATTTGAGGAGCAAAAGAAAGTggttgaagacttgaaaaatcgTCTGGCAGAATCAGAACTTCAAATTATTGAAGCAGAAAGGCTACGTAAAAAGTTGCACAATACCATATTG GAGTTAAAAGGGAATATCAGGGTCTTCTGCAGAGTTCGGCCTTTGTTGCCAGATGATGGTGCAGGATCCGAAATGACGGTTATTTCTTATCCTACCTCAACAGAAGCCCTTGGAAGGGGCATTGACTTAGTGCAAAGTG GGCATAAGCACCCCTTCACATTTGATCAAGTATTCACTCACGAGGCATCACAAAAGGATGTTTTTGTAGAAATTTCACAGCTGGTGCAAAGTGCCCTTGATGGCTATAAG GTTTGCATTTTTGCATATGGTCAGACTGGATCTGGAAAAACATATACCATGATGGGAAAACCAGAAGCTCCAGAGCAGAAAGGGCTGATACCTCGGTCTTTGGAACAGATATTTCAAACTAGCCAGTCACTTCTTTCCCAGGGATGGAAATACAAAATGCAG GCCTCAATGTTGGAGATATACAATGAGACAATCCGTGATTTGCTTTCAACCAATCGATCCAGTGGTCCAGACAGTTCGAGGGCGGACAATTGTGTAGCTGGAAAGCAGTATGCAATTAGACATGATGCAAATGGCAATACACATGTCTCTGATCTTACAATTGTGGATGTCTGTGGCATCAAAGAGGTGTCCTCTCTGCTACGTCAGGCGGCACAAAGCAG GTCAGTGGGCAAGACCCAAATGAATGAGCAGTCTTCAAGAAGTCATTTTGTCTTCACCTTGCGGATATCTGGTGTTAACGAG AGTACGGAACAACAAGTTCAGGGTGTACTCAACCTTATCGACCTTGCTGGTAGTGAAAGACTTGGTAAGAGTGGTTCAACTGGGGACCGGCTCAAAGAAACTCAG GCCATCAACAAAAGTTTATCACATTTAAGTGATGTCATAAATTCACTTGCTAAGAAAGAGGAGCATATACCTTATAGAAATTCAAAGCTTACTCATCTTCTTCAG CCTTGCTTAGGTGGGGATTCCAAGACCATGATGTTTGTCAACATCTCGCCCGACCCATCATCAGTGGGAGAGTCACTTTGTTCTCTTCGGTTTGCTGCTAGAGTTAATGCTTGTGAGATTGGGATTCCTCGGCGTGAGACTAATGTGCGACCTCTAGATTCTCGGTTGAGTTATGGCTGA
- the LOC122062685 gene encoding kinesin-like protein KIN-14C isoform X3: MVGQPASSGRTRQVFTVVNSGQDLATACDPASTAGVEFTLEEVEALLNEKMKGKTKFDYKVAHIFCIVWFAVLDDPFSFTAVFFNLLLHHFLILKGKCEQMTDYVKKIRLCIKWFLEREDSHVLEQEKLKIMVESAEKERTELEMQMKNKEAESDSIITELRKNNASLEARCTKEEADKLAALDSHRREKDARVAAESACASLSEELKKTREELSGANQKIVSVNEMYKRLQEYNTSLQQYNSKLQTEVASANETLKCVEKEKAAIVENLSTLRGHYNSLQDQLTSSRASQELAIKQKEALMNEVGCLRGELQQVRDDRDRQLLQVQTLSAEVVKYQEITGKSTAELDNMTIKSSALEDTCSSQREQILILQLQLAAANEKLQRADLSAFDMRTEFEEQKKVVEDLKNRLAESELQIIEAERLRKKLHNTILELKGNIRVFCRVRPLLPDDGAGSEMTVISYPTSTEALGRGIDLVQSGHKHPFTFDQVFTHEASQKDVFVEISQLVQSALDGYKVCIFAYGQTGSGKTYTMMGKPEAPEQKGLIPRSLEQIFQTSQSLLSQGWKYKMQASMLEIYNETIRDLLSTNRSSGPDSSRADNCVAGKQYAIRHDANGNTHVSDLTIVDVCGIKEVSSLLRQAAQSRSVGKTQMNEQSSRSHFVFTLRISGVNESTEQQVQGVLNLIDLAGSERLGKSGSTGDRLKETQAINKSLSHLSDVINSLAKKEEHIPYRNSKLTHLLQPCLGGDSKTMMFVNISPDPSSVGESLCSLRFAARVNACEIGIPRRETNVRPLDSRLSYG; the protein is encoded by the exons ATGGTGGGACAGCCGGCAAGCAGTGGTCGCACGCGTCAGGTCTTTACTGTAGTGAATTCAGGTCAAGATCTTGCTACGGCCTGCGATCCGGCCAGTACTGCCGGCGTTGAGTTCACTTTAGAGGAGGTAGAAGCACTTCTCAATGAGAAGATGAAAGGGAAGACGAAATTTGATTACAAGGTAGCTCATatattttgtattgtttggtTCGCTGTTTTGGACGACCCCTTTTCGTTTACTGCTGTATTTTTCAACTTATTACTTCATCATTTTCTGATTTTGAAGGGAAAATGTGAACAAATGACTGATTATGTCAAAAAAATCAGGCTCTGCATCAAATGGTTCCTAGAACGTGAAGATTCCCATGTCCTTGAACAGGAGAAGCTGAAGATtatggtagaaagtgctgaGAAGGAGCGAACTGAGCTAG AGATGCAAATGAAAAACAAGGAGGCAGAATCGGATAGCATTATTACAGAGCTTAGGAAAAATAATGCTTCTTTAGAGGCCAGATGTACAAAGGAAGAAGCAGATAAGTTG GCCGCACTTGATTCTCATAGAAGAGAAAAGGATGCTAGAGTTGCTGCTGAAAGTGCGTGCGCTTCTCTTTCAGAAGAGCTCAAAAAAACTCGTGAAGAACTTTCCGGTGCTAATCAGAAG ATAGTGTCTGTTAATGAAATGTACAAGCGATTGCAAGAGTACAATACAAGCTTACAGCAATACAACAGCAAACTGCAGACAGAGGTTGCATCTGCTAATGAGACCCTTAAATGTGTAGAAAAGGAAAAGGCTGCAATAGTAGAGAACCTCAGCACCTTAAGGGGTCACTATAATTCATTGCAGGATCAATTGACTTCTTCCAGA GCTTCACAGGAACTTGCTATCAAACAAAAGGAAGCACTAATGAATGAAGTGGGTTGCCTTAGAGGAGAGCTCCAGCAAGTCAGGGATGATCGTGACCGCCAATTGTTACAGGTGCAGACATTATCGGCAGAGGTAGTGAAGTACCAAGAGATTACGGGGAAGTCAACTGCTGAGTTGGATAACATGACGATAAAATCAAGTGCCTTGGAG GATACATGCTCTTCACAAAGAGAGCAAATACTAATACTGCAGCTCCAGTTAGCAGCTGCAAATGAGAAACTGCAG AGAGCTGATTTGTCAGCCTTTGATATGAGGACTGAATTTGAGGAGCAAAAGAAAGTggttgaagacttgaaaaatcgTCTGGCAGAATCAGAACTTCAAATTATTGAAGCAGAAAGGCTACGTAAAAAGTTGCACAATACCATATTG GAGTTAAAAGGGAATATCAGGGTCTTCTGCAGAGTTCGGCCTTTGTTGCCAGATGATGGTGCAGGATCCGAAATGACGGTTATTTCTTATCCTACCTCAACAGAAGCCCTTGGAAGGGGCATTGACTTAGTGCAAAGTG GGCATAAGCACCCCTTCACATTTGATCAAGTATTCACTCACGAGGCATCACAAAAGGATGTTTTTGTAGAAATTTCACAGCTGGTGCAAAGTGCCCTTGATGGCTATAAG GTTTGCATTTTTGCATATGGTCAGACTGGATCTGGAAAAACATATACCATGATGGGAAAACCAGAAGCTCCAGAGCAGAAAGGGCTGATACCTCGGTCTTTGGAACAGATATTTCAAACTAGCCAGTCACTTCTTTCCCAGGGATGGAAATACAAAATGCAG GCCTCAATGTTGGAGATATACAATGAGACAATCCGTGATTTGCTTTCAACCAATCGATCCAGTGGTCCAGACAGTTCGAGGGCGGACAATTGTGTAGCTGGAAAGCAGTATGCAATTAGACATGATGCAAATGGCAATACACATGTCTCTGATCTTACAATTGTGGATGTCTGTGGCATCAAAGAGGTGTCCTCTCTGCTACGTCAGGCGGCACAAAGCAG GTCAGTGGGCAAGACCCAAATGAATGAGCAGTCTTCAAGAAGTCATTTTGTCTTCACCTTGCGGATATCTGGTGTTAACGAG AGTACGGAACAACAAGTTCAGGGTGTACTCAACCTTATCGACCTTGCTGGTAGTGAAAGACTTGGTAAGAGTGGTTCAACTGGGGACCGGCTCAAAGAAACTCAG GCCATCAACAAAAGTTTATCACATTTAAGTGATGTCATAAATTCACTTGCTAAGAAAGAGGAGCATATACCTTATAGAAATTCAAAGCTTACTCATCTTCTTCAG CCTTGCTTAGGTGGGGATTCCAAGACCATGATGTTTGTCAACATCTCGCCCGACCCATCATCAGTGGGAGAGTCACTTTGTTCTCTTCGGTTTGCTGCTAGAGTTAATGCTTGTGAGATTGGGATTCCTCGGCGTGAGACTAATGTGCGACCTCTAGATTCTCGGTTGAGTTATGGCTGA